From Chloracidobacterium sp. N, the proteins below share one genomic window:
- a CDS encoding protein kinase domain-containing protein codes for MSQPAANVPPLRPGQVIGDYRLDAPLPADVGDAAWCGQGLSDQAVVRLDVFQDTPATSPLTRLAFELAKLPPHPNLLPVLDVVTMDALMFVVSPYLPVSLAERPRPLTPEEAVHTIRQLLAALQVLHEHGQVHGRLAPDYVALDGEQVRLRGYGFSHVRPRPADNLPYVSPHALDALPTPQDDIWAAGILLFELLSGDLPFPHQNRADLLLAIRTLYPDPLPHSLPARLRHIVAHALERDRRRQYATAQQMAEELAACAEELSRETTARTSSPSLRPFAMAATAAPPGRHTGRLALLVIGLISFLMLAGIWLTIRYFEGKDMWRMLPNETIVAPAGGEFATISEAIRSARTGTRILIRPGVYRETVVLTKNIELVADGPAGSVIIASHDAPCLRQSLGSQVVRGLTMRSQNAPAVQLDGGALTIEDSQMTAVAGEGVAVKGMETRLVLRRSRLHDGPGHGLAATDGARLELVECDIIGHGGDGIRLTGQAQLRAYDSRIADNRQAGVRALERAAARLERCTLERNGKATDGNVTLGQLPGAQASKPALKEGLPARRQHCASHVFPANWRHSTPHTGLVHHGPE; via the coding sequence ATGTCCCAGCCTGCTGCCAACGTGCCGCCCTTACGCCCCGGTCAGGTCATCGGCGACTACCGCCTCGATGCCCCGCTGCCAGCCGATGTGGGCGATGCCGCCTGGTGCGGACAGGGCCTTTCAGATCAGGCTGTCGTCCGGCTTGACGTGTTCCAGGACACACCGGCGACGAGTCCGTTGACCCGCCTGGCGTTCGAGCTGGCCAAGCTACCCCCGCACCCCAACCTGCTTCCGGTGCTGGATGTCGTGACCATGGACGCGCTGATGTTCGTCGTCAGCCCCTACCTGCCCGTGTCGCTGGCCGAACGTCCACGTCCGCTCACGCCGGAAGAAGCTGTCCACACCATCCGGCAGCTTCTGGCGGCGCTTCAGGTGTTGCACGAACACGGGCAGGTACACGGACGACTTGCCCCGGATTACGTGGCGCTCGATGGCGAACAGGTGCGCCTGCGGGGCTACGGCTTCAGCCATGTCCGCCCGCGTCCGGCAGACAACCTGCCGTACGTCTCTCCCCATGCGCTCGACGCGCTGCCGACGCCCCAGGACGACATCTGGGCGGCTGGCATACTGCTGTTCGAGCTGCTGAGCGGAGACTTGCCGTTTCCGCACCAGAACCGCGCCGACCTGCTGCTGGCCATTCGGACGCTCTATCCCGACCCGCTTCCACACAGCCTTCCGGCGCGGCTGCGGCATATCGTCGCCCATGCGCTCGAACGCGACCGCCGCCGGCAGTACGCCACCGCGCAGCAGATGGCCGAAGAACTGGCCGCCTGCGCCGAAGAGCTGTCCCGGGAAACCACGGCGCGCACGTCGTCACCGTCCCTCCGTCCGTTTGCGATGGCAGCCACCGCCGCCCCGCCCGGACGCCACACGGGCCGCCTGGCGCTACTGGTTATCGGACTCATCAGTTTTCTGATGCTGGCCGGCATCTGGCTGACGATTCGGTATTTTGAAGGCAAAGACATGTGGCGAATGCTGCCGAACGAGACGATTGTGGCCCCGGCAGGCGGCGAATTTGCGACGATTTCAGAAGCCATCCGGTCAGCCCGGACAGGTACGCGCATCCTCATTCGTCCCGGCGTGTACCGCGAAACCGTCGTCCTGACGAAAAACATCGAACTCGTCGCCGATGGTCCGGCTGGCAGCGTCATTATTGCTTCACATGATGCGCCCTGCCTGCGCCAGAGCCTTGGCTCACAAGTCGTACGCGGGTTGACCATGCGGAGCCAGAACGCCCCGGCCGTTCAACTCGACGGGGGCGCACTCACCATCGAGGACAGTCAGATGACGGCTGTGGCGGGCGAGGGTGTTGCCGTGAAAGGGATGGAGACGCGGCTTGTTTTGCGCCGCAGCCGCCTGCACGACGGTCCGGGCCATGGTCTTGCCGCCACCGATGGCGCCCGGCTGGAACTCGTTGAATGTGACATTATCGGACACGGCGGAGATGGCATCCGGCTTACCGGGCAGGCCCAGCTCCGGGCCTATGACAGCCGCATTGCAGACAACCGGCAGGCGGGCGTCCGGGCGCTGGAGCGCGCTGCCGCCCGGCTCGAACGGTGCACGCTGGAGCGTAACGGCAAGGCAACGGACGGCAATGTGACCCTGGGGCAATTACCGGGAGCGCAGGCTTCCAAGCCGGCATTGAAAGAGGGACTTCCAGCCCGCAGGCAGCATTGCGCTTCACACGTGTTCCCGGCAAACTGGCGACATTCCACTCCACACACAGGTTTGGTGCACCATGGCCCTGAATGA
- a CDS encoding XdhC family protein yields MSELDVLLLALRRFTSRTPCRLALATVVSVTGSFYRRPGARMLIAETGETVGNISGGCLEPDLIERAQAILASGKAQLVSYDLHDVATDTTWGPALGCEGETLIYIEPFHAHQPDHPLDLLALIRTTGEDAALAHIFQAEGRFAGRVGFRLLHTANTPEADGAPVEQADWLRQLHLELRTCLAERRSRQMTYTTAQGSLRAFVEFLPAPLQLTILGAGDDALPLAQLADRLGWYVTVADWRPALATPERFPTARQVLVVPTVNDLPLRAQDHVVVMTHHYPSDKAIVRRLAAVQPRYVGLLGPRRRTERMLAELADEGCPVAPEIVEAWHFPVGLDLGAETPVEVAVSIVAEILAVANRCNGQFLRHRQAPIHTPLPDSSSLLP; encoded by the coding sequence ATGTCTGAACTCGATGTGCTTCTGCTGGCGCTGCGCCGTTTCACCTCCCGGACCCCGTGCCGTCTGGCACTTGCCACCGTGGTGAGCGTTACCGGCTCGTTCTACCGGCGGCCCGGGGCGCGCATGCTCATCGCTGAAACAGGCGAGACGGTTGGCAACATCAGTGGCGGCTGCCTTGAACCGGACCTCATCGAGCGGGCGCAGGCGATTCTGGCCAGCGGCAAAGCGCAACTGGTAAGCTATGACCTGCACGATGTCGCTACGGATACGACGTGGGGGCCGGCGCTGGGTTGTGAAGGTGAAACCCTCATCTACATCGAGCCTTTCCATGCCCACCAGCCCGATCACCCCCTTGACCTGCTGGCGCTGATCCGCACCACGGGCGAAGATGCCGCCCTGGCGCATATTTTCCAGGCCGAAGGCCGATTTGCCGGCCGCGTCGGCTTTCGGCTGCTGCACACGGCCAACACCCCCGAAGCCGACGGTGCACCGGTTGAACAGGCGGACTGGCTCCGACAACTCCACCTCGAACTGCGTACCTGCCTGGCTGAACGCCGCTCACGGCAGATGACCTACACCACCGCGCAGGGCAGTCTCAGAGCCTTTGTCGAATTCCTGCCCGCGCCGCTCCAACTGACCATTCTGGGCGCTGGCGATGATGCACTTCCCTTGGCACAACTCGCCGACCGGCTCGGCTGGTATGTCACTGTGGCCGACTGGCGTCCCGCGCTGGCCACGCCGGAACGCTTCCCCACCGCCCGGCAGGTACTCGTGGTGCCCACGGTCAATGACCTCCCGCTGCGGGCGCAGGATCATGTCGTCGTCATGACCCATCACTACCCCAGCGACAAAGCCATCGTACGCCGTTTGGCCGCCGTCCAACCGCGCTACGTCGGCCTGCTGGGTCCCCGGCGGCGCACCGAACGCATGCTGGCCGAACTGGCGGACGAAGGCTGTCCGGTCGCGCCAGAAATTGTTGAAGCCTGGCACTTTCCGGTTGGTCTCGACCTCGGCGCGGAAACGCCTGTGGAAGTGGCGGTCTCCATCGTGGCTGAAATTCTGGCCGTTGCCAACCGGTGCAATGGCCAGTTCCTCCGCCACCGGCAGGCGCCAATTCACACGCCCCTGCCGGACTCCTCTTCCCTGTTGCCATGA
- a CDS encoding SDR family NAD(P)-dependent oxidoreductase has product MALNDISLAGKVAIVTGGGRGIGKSITKHFVAAGANVVIASRKLEVLQATAAELSDMPGRIHCVGCHVGRKEDIENLVAETERVFGPVDILVNNSVTNIGQGPSLDVTDEMLDKMVDVNVKSVLRLIRLTVPKMIERGTGGSIINVVSISGIQPQYQGLLYSFTKAGLIMMTRNWAQEFSPHGVRVNALAPGLVRTDFSEFYWKNEDLMRRLKATQPIPRIGEPDDIGFAALFLASDKASYMTGQVLTVDGGALIQRVL; this is encoded by the coding sequence ATGGCCCTGAATGACATCTCACTTGCCGGCAAGGTTGCCATCGTCACCGGCGGCGGCCGCGGTATCGGTAAATCCATCACGAAGCATTTTGTCGCGGCTGGCGCCAATGTCGTCATTGCCAGCCGCAAGCTGGAAGTGCTTCAGGCGACAGCCGCCGAGCTGTCCGACATGCCCGGACGCATCCACTGCGTCGGCTGCCATGTCGGACGCAAGGAAGACATCGAAAACCTCGTGGCCGAAACAGAAAGGGTTTTCGGCCCGGTGGATATTCTCGTCAACAACAGCGTGACGAACATTGGCCAAGGGCCGTCGCTCGATGTGACCGACGAAATGCTCGACAAAATGGTGGATGTCAACGTGAAGTCTGTGCTGCGGCTCATCCGGCTGACCGTGCCCAAGATGATCGAGCGCGGCACCGGCGGCTCCATCATCAACGTCGTGTCCATTTCCGGCATTCAGCCGCAGTATCAGGGACTGCTGTACAGCTTCACCAAAGCCGGACTTATCATGATGACGCGCAACTGGGCGCAGGAATTCAGCCCCCACGGCGTTCGGGTCAACGCGCTGGCACCGGGTCTTGTTCGCACCGACTTCAGCGAGTTCTATTGGAAGAACGAAGACCTGATGCGCCGCCTCAAAGCCACCCAGCCCATTCCACGCATTGGCGAACCGGATGACATCGGCTTTGCCGCGCTGTTTCTGGCCTCCGACAAGGCATCCTACATGACCGGCCAGGTGTTAACCGTGGACGGTGGGGCGCTCATCCAGCGGGTACTGTGA
- a CDS encoding triple tyrosine motif-containing protein, whose amino-acid sequence MGLSFILPKQVTFAYQLSGLSQDWQAAGSRRTAYFSGLPPGTYTFRMRAFNRDGVASANVAEVRFSIPAPWYRTRLAYAGYLLLALSLIAGGVRWRLAALRRLALRLEQTVAARTAEIYQQQEALRGQRDEIERKNAEMLESIRYAERIQRALLPRAGQLTTTLTDAFVVYLPRDIVSGDFYRKNAVKPCTLGQGYKAHAVLSSQTCDKIAV is encoded by the coding sequence ATGGGTCTCAGTTTTATCCTGCCCAAGCAGGTGACCTTTGCCTATCAGCTCAGCGGTCTCAGTCAGGACTGGCAAGCCGCCGGCTCACGGCGGACGGCTTATTTCAGCGGTCTGCCCCCCGGCACGTACACCTTCCGCATGCGCGCTTTCAACCGCGACGGTGTGGCCAGCGCGAATGTGGCTGAAGTCAGGTTTTCCATTCCCGCGCCCTGGTACCGTACCCGCCTCGCCTATGCCGGCTACCTCCTGCTGGCGCTCAGTCTCATTGCCGGAGGCGTTCGGTGGCGGCTCGCGGCGCTGCGCCGGCTGGCCCTCCGCCTCGAACAGACCGTGGCGGCGCGTACGGCTGAAATTTACCAACAACAGGAAGCACTACGCGGCCAGCGCGATGAAATCGAACGCAAAAACGCCGAGATGCTTGAGAGCATCCGCTACGCCGAGCGCATCCAACGGGCGCTGCTGCCACGTGCCGGACAACTCACCACAACACTCACCGATGCCTTCGTGGTGTATCTGCCGCGCGATATTGTCTCGGGAGACTTTTACCGAAAAAACGCCGTAAAGCCCTGCACTTTAGGGCAGGGATATAAGGCGCACGCTGTTTTATCAAGCCAAACCTGTGATAAAATAGCAGTATGA
- a CDS encoding NTP transferase domain-containing protein → MSAVPGRFPSAAILLAGGAARRMGGHPKLLLSIDGESLLQRAIRLARAVQAAPILVVLGGHAESYRAHLADADGAPDVELIDNPQWAEGLGASLRCGIAALPPNRPPEATFFVLAPDQPLVSVTQLHRLQDALRDHPEATAAACDYAGTPGVPVLFRYVWRHRLLGAHGDIGARRYLREYRHEVTTLPFPKGACDIDTEEDYIAFLRR, encoded by the coding sequence ATGAGCGCCGTGCCCGGACGGTTTCCCAGTGCCGCCATCCTGCTGGCCGGTGGCGCGGCGCGGCGGATGGGCGGACACCCCAAGCTTCTGCTGTCCATTGACGGCGAATCCCTCCTGCAACGGGCCATCCGTCTGGCGCGCGCGGTTCAAGCTGCGCCCATCCTCGTTGTGCTTGGCGGCCATGCCGAAAGCTACCGCGCCCACCTCGCCGACGCCGACGGCGCCCCCGATGTCGAACTCATTGACAACCCACAGTGGGCGGAAGGGCTGGGCGCTTCGTTGCGCTGTGGCATCGCAGCACTTCCCCCGAACCGGCCGCCGGAAGCCACCTTCTTCGTCCTCGCCCCGGACCAACCGCTGGTGTCGGTCACACAGCTTCACCGGCTTCAGGACGCTCTCCGCGACCATCCCGAAGCCACGGCGGCCGCCTGCGACTATGCCGGGACGCCCGGCGTGCCGGTACTCTTCCGGTACGTCTGGCGTCACCGGCTGCTTGGAGCACACGGCGACATCGGCGCCCGACGCTACCTGCGGGAATACCGCCACGAGGTGACGACGTTGCCCTTTCCCAAAGGCGCATGCGACATTGACACCGAAGAGGACTACATCGCCTTTCTGCGTCGGTAA
- a CDS encoding PP2C family protein-serine/threonine phosphatase: MRNLDADTVLLAVGDCTGHGVPGALMSMIGITLLDRLIQEGVTEPALILEQLHLGIRRALQQDGDTKTAQDGMDIGLCRIERATGRLCFSGAALRAYLMTPAGELTTIKGDTKSIGGRQREAYRTFTHHEVDYADGTMLYLLTDGFTDQKNPTGERYGSRRTGQKLQQIASLPAARQAEALSREIHLFRGTEAQLDDIAIVGVRLTVKHGE; encoded by the coding sequence TTGCGTAACCTCGACGCCGATACGGTGCTTCTGGCCGTCGGCGACTGCACCGGGCACGGCGTACCGGGCGCGCTGATGTCCATGATCGGCATCACACTGCTCGATCGACTCATTCAGGAAGGTGTGACTGAACCGGCTCTCATTCTGGAACAGCTCCACCTTGGCATTCGCCGCGCCCTGCAGCAGGACGGTGACACCAAAACCGCCCAGGACGGCATGGACATCGGACTGTGCCGCATCGAACGCGCGACTGGCCGGCTCTGCTTTTCCGGCGCGGCCCTTCGCGCTTACCTCATGACGCCGGCCGGTGAACTCACCACCATCAAAGGCGATACGAAATCCATCGGCGGACGCCAACGCGAGGCATACCGGACCTTCACCCACCACGAGGTTGACTACGCTGACGGAACCATGCTGTACCTGCTGACCGATGGTTTCACCGACCAGAAAAACCCCACCGGTGAACGCTATGGTTCGCGCCGAACCGGGCAGAAGCTACAGCAAATAGCCAGCCTGCCAGCCGCCAGGCAGGCCGAAGCCCTCTCACGGGAAATCCATCTCTTTCGCGGCACAGAAGCCCAACTCGATGACATTGCCATTGTTGGTGTCCGCCTCACGGTGAAACATGGCGAGTAG
- the cas2 gene encoding CRISPR-associated endonuclease Cas2 → MGERRWYLVSYDVRDPKRWRKVYERVKGNAERVQFSVFRMYCTKTDLEQLRFDLAKLMTSEDDLLVIHLCPGCARRVVDTSTKTSWDEERKRIEIL, encoded by the coding sequence ATGGGAGAAAGGCGGTGGTATCTCGTCAGCTATGACGTACGCGATCCAAAGCGGTGGCGCAAAGTTTATGAGCGCGTCAAGGGGAATGCGGAAAGGGTACAATTTTCCGTCTTCCGCATGTATTGCACCAAAACTGACCTTGAGCAGTTGCGTTTTGATTTGGCAAAGCTGATGACGAGTGAAGATGATTTACTGGTCATTCATTTGTGTCCCGGCTGCGCAAGGCGTGTGGTTGACACCTCAACCAAAACTTCCTGGGATGAAGAACGCAAGCGGATTGAAATCCTGTAG
- a CDS encoding two-component regulator propeller domain-containing protein — translation MPRWLFCLIILLCNTPGAYALDPNKVLTQYVRQVWFANDGLPLNAIFTITQTRDGYIWVGTHEGLARFDGIHFTTFNRQNTPILNNNRITVLCEAPSGTLWIGTGGDRFFSSGGVRGGGLFRYDQGRWQRFGMDDGLPDDIINALTIDPSGTLWAGTMNGLVAFDGQRFTHYTAGLPSTKIGALRFDRQGILWIGTTSGLARFQQGRIETTELTDHSIQALYEDQAGCLWIGTQTGLLYRPPSSTRCIPTKVTSPVTDICEDPDGNLWVSTYTQGLIRCRGETIDVFTPPPHPGTDTVTFGVHEMSLCLLTGREGELWVGTGRGLYCFHDGAVTPLGEPEGLLGTYTYPILQDRAGVIWVGTSEGGLSRIEQGKVTATWGQRPGKSGRPGLPGDDVLALCEDHTGALWLGSSTGLTRKEGNRFTTYRPANGLSGLPVRVIHEEPDGSLLIGAGTTLCRFAGGKFTRMGTNEGYPVPDAQVLFIGRDRDGNLWIGTNRGLVCQRQGRFTLYGVADGLPNPNVKYLYHDSQGILWFGTAGGLVHFANHRFTAITTRQGLFDDNIHVILVDDQDRFWMSSNLGIFTVPRAEIIACAEKRQPRVTCRVFGPSDGMRDQEGNGSRQPAGCRAADGSLWFPTTNGIAILNPVTLPYNASPPPVTIERLLADGQSLENLSPVLPVHTQTVEIHTWVSVLSCPSR, via the coding sequence ATGCCCCGCTGGCTGTTCTGCCTCATCATCCTGCTGTGCAACACCCCCGGAGCCTACGCCCTCGACCCAAACAAAGTCCTGACGCAATACGTCCGCCAGGTCTGGTTCGCCAATGACGGACTCCCCCTCAACGCCATCTTCACCATCACGCAAACCCGCGACGGCTACATCTGGGTCGGCACCCACGAAGGTCTGGCACGTTTCGACGGCATCCACTTCACCACCTTCAATCGCCAGAACACTCCCATCCTCAACAACAACCGCATCACCGTCCTGTGCGAAGCCCCGTCCGGCACCCTCTGGATCGGCACCGGAGGTGACCGCTTCTTCAGCAGTGGCGGCGTCCGTGGCGGCGGACTGTTCCGGTATGACCAGGGACGCTGGCAACGCTTCGGAATGGATGACGGTCTTCCCGATGACATCATCAATGCCCTCACCATAGACCCATCCGGGACGCTCTGGGCCGGCACCATGAACGGACTGGTGGCGTTCGACGGGCAGCGATTTACCCACTACACCGCCGGACTGCCCAGTACCAAAATCGGCGCCCTGCGCTTTGACCGCCAGGGCATACTCTGGATCGGCACGACCAGCGGACTGGCCCGCTTCCAGCAGGGACGGATCGAAACCACAGAACTGACCGACCACAGTATCCAGGCGCTGTACGAAGACCAGGCCGGATGCCTCTGGATTGGCACCCAGACCGGACTGCTCTACCGCCCCCCATCATCCACCCGCTGCATCCCCACCAAAGTCACCAGCCCGGTAACGGACATCTGCGAAGACCCCGACGGCAACCTCTGGGTAAGCACCTACACCCAGGGACTGATCCGCTGCCGTGGCGAAACCATTGACGTGTTCACACCGCCCCCCCATCCCGGAACGGACACTGTGACCTTCGGCGTCCACGAAATGTCCCTCTGTCTCCTGACCGGACGCGAAGGCGAACTCTGGGTGGGAACGGGACGCGGGTTGTACTGCTTCCACGACGGGGCCGTGACCCCTCTGGGCGAACCCGAAGGACTTTTGGGAACCTATACCTACCCCATCCTGCAGGACCGGGCGGGAGTGATCTGGGTCGGCACGAGCGAAGGCGGGCTGTCACGTATCGAACAGGGCAAAGTGACGGCTACCTGGGGCCAGCGTCCGGGAAAGTCGGGCCGGCCGGGGCTGCCGGGTGACGACGTCCTGGCGCTGTGTGAAGACCATACCGGCGCGCTGTGGCTCGGCTCCTCCACCGGACTGACCCGCAAGGAAGGCAACCGTTTCACCACCTACCGACCAGCCAACGGACTGAGCGGACTCCCCGTGCGCGTCATCCACGAGGAACCCGACGGCAGCCTGCTGATTGGCGCCGGCACGACACTCTGCCGCTTTGCCGGAGGCAAGTTCACCCGGATGGGAACAAACGAAGGCTACCCCGTTCCCGACGCCCAGGTACTGTTCATCGGACGTGACCGGGATGGCAACCTGTGGATCGGCACCAATCGCGGGCTGGTCTGCCAGCGGCAGGGACGCTTCACCCTTTACGGTGTGGCGGACGGACTGCCCAACCCCAACGTCAAATACCTCTACCACGACTCACAGGGCATTCTCTGGTTTGGCACGGCCGGCGGACTGGTTCACTTCGCCAACCACCGGTTCACCGCCATCACGACCCGGCAGGGACTGTTCGACGACAACATTCACGTCATTCTGGTGGACGATCAGGATCGCTTCTGGATGTCCAGCAATCTGGGAATTTTCACCGTCCCACGGGCTGAAATCATTGCCTGCGCCGAAAAACGGCAACCCCGCGTCACATGTCGCGTGTTTGGCCCGTCCGACGGCATGCGCGACCAGGAAGGCAACGGCAGCCGCCAGCCCGCCGGCTGCCGGGCCGCCGATGGAAGCCTGTGGTTTCCCACGACCAACGGGATCGCCATCCTCAACCCAGTCACACTGCCTTACAACGCTTCGCCGCCACCCGTGACCATCGAACGGCTGCTGGCCGATGGGCAATCCTTGGAAAACCTGTCTCCGGTGCTGCCCGTGCACACCCAAACCGTTGAAATCCATACATGGGTCTCAGTTTTATCCTGCCCAAGCAGGTGA
- a CDS encoding RNA-guided endonuclease TnpB family protein yields MATLTKTLKLPFLRLNKAKAQEFARLECLNTEVANQILAMPKAERRELTTSSFTHVEIASGWINQTIRNANARTKAKHFRRLPLETNNQNWTLHRVGDTFSVSFGLLRGTRKRIPIEVHVASHRELLEAILNGSAKPGNIKLFCSRRGIWYVLISVSMEVPDAEPRDRWIGVDRGQNVPVVAATPDGPVVFWKARQIRHVRRVFARRRQMLQATGKHRAVRKLENKERRIVTHMNHVMSKQLVALAKRCKAGIRFEDLSGIRASARQRKDTRSDAGQNRDYWPFYQLETFVRYKALAAGVAVDAVPPHYTSQTCHRCGAINKRQKHAYVCTRCGYKAHADANAAMNVRDWYGLCCPLVLHAPAGGLHEPALNWVRETAAQAAA; encoded by the coding sequence ATGGCAACACTCACCAAGACCCTCAAGCTGCCGTTTCTGCGCCTCAACAAGGCCAAGGCGCAGGAGTTTGCGCGGCTGGAGTGCCTCAACACCGAGGTTGCCAATCAAATCCTTGCCATGCCGAAGGCCGAGCGCAGAGAGCTCACCACCAGCTCCTTTACTCATGTCGAAATCGCCAGCGGCTGGATCAACCAAACCATTCGTAATGCTAACGCCAGGACAAAGGCCAAGCACTTTCGGCGTCTGCCGCTTGAGACAAACAACCAGAACTGGACGCTCCACCGTGTCGGGGACACGTTCAGCGTGTCCTTCGGACTGTTGCGGGGAACCAGGAAGCGCATCCCGATTGAAGTGCATGTCGCCTCTCATCGGGAACTCCTGGAGGCGATACTGAACGGTTCGGCCAAGCCCGGCAATATCAAGCTGTTTTGTTCTCGTCGCGGGATCTGGTATGTGCTCATCTCCGTGTCGATGGAAGTTCCCGATGCGGAGCCACGAGACCGCTGGATCGGCGTGGATCGCGGACAGAACGTGCCCGTAGTGGCGGCAACGCCCGATGGCCCGGTTGTGTTCTGGAAAGCCCGGCAAATCCGGCATGTGCGCCGGGTGTTTGCCAGGCGCAGACAGATGCTGCAGGCCACGGGCAAGCACCGCGCGGTCAGGAAGCTGGAGAACAAGGAGCGGCGCATCGTCACGCATATGAACCACGTGATGAGCAAGCAACTGGTTGCCCTGGCCAAGCGCTGCAAAGCAGGAATCCGCTTTGAGGACCTCTCGGGCATTCGGGCTTCTGCCCGGCAGCGAAAAGACACCAGGTCGGATGCGGGGCAGAACCGGGACTATTGGCCGTTCTATCAGTTGGAGACGTTTGTGCGCTACAAGGCCCTGGCTGCTGGCGTGGCGGTGGATGCGGTACCTCCGCACTACACCAGCCAGACCTGCCATCGGTGCGGGGCGATCAACAAACGTCAAAAACATGCCTACGTCTGCACACGGTGCGGATACAAGGCGCACGCCGATGCCAATGCTGCGATGAATGTCCGGGATTGGTATGGGCTGTGCTGCCCGCTGGTTCTTCATGCTCCAGCGGGCGGGCTGCATGAACCAGCCCTGAACTGGGTACGCGAAACGGCCGCGCAAGCGGCCGCGTAG
- the galK gene encoding galactokinase, translating into MATPAETFRQQFGVGGRCFSAPGRVNLIGEHVDYNAGIVLPMAIGLRLWVWASPRSDRQLHVIAHDLGETDVLDLDAPGRRTSTWRDYLAGTAFHLEAAGFRLTGANLLITSDIPTGVGLSSSAALEVAVGFALLTLAGHTVDRLALARAGQAAEHDFVGTRCGLMDQFVVAHGRAGHAVWLDCRSLAFDFIPLDTNQCAVVVADSGVKHQLAASEYNTRRQECEAALSVLQRLFPDRTTLRDVTEAELAQAAGMLSDSLLQRVRHVVTEIGRVTAFAQALRASDWTQAGALLTASHRSLSEDYAVSCPELDALVAAARQVPGCYGARLTGGGFGGCTVNLVAPEALDAFLREVPRAYAQHTGGTARMWVVQPAAGVGEMD; encoded by the coding sequence ATGGCAACCCCGGCGGAAACCTTCCGGCAGCAGTTTGGCGTCGGCGGCCGGTGTTTTTCAGCTCCCGGACGGGTCAACCTCATCGGCGAACACGTGGATTACAACGCGGGCATCGTACTGCCGATGGCAATCGGGTTGCGCCTGTGGGTCTGGGCCAGTCCCCGTTCTGACCGGCAACTGCACGTCATCGCCCACGACCTGGGGGAAACAGACGTTCTTGACCTTGATGCCCCCGGCCGGCGTACCAGCACGTGGCGCGATTACCTTGCCGGAACGGCCTTTCACCTCGAAGCTGCCGGTTTTCGCCTGACCGGCGCGAACCTGCTCATCACAAGCGACATCCCGACCGGGGTGGGACTGTCTTCCTCGGCCGCGTTGGAAGTCGCCGTCGGCTTTGCCCTGCTCACTCTGGCCGGACACACAGTTGACCGTCTGGCACTCGCCCGCGCCGGACAGGCGGCCGAGCACGATTTCGTCGGAACGCGCTGCGGATTGATGGATCAGTTCGTGGTGGCGCACGGGCGCGCCGGGCATGCCGTCTGGCTGGACTGCCGTTCGCTGGCTTTTGACTTCATTCCGCTCGACACGAACCAGTGCGCCGTGGTGGTGGCCGACAGCGGCGTGAAGCACCAGTTGGCGGCTTCGGAATACAACACACGCCGGCAGGAATGCGAAGCTGCACTCAGTGTTCTCCAGCGCCTGTTTCCCGACCGGACAACATTGCGGGATGTCACCGAAGCCGAACTGGCGCAGGCGGCCGGGATGCTTTCGGATTCACTCTTGCAACGGGTGCGGCATGTCGTGACCGAGATCGGCCGGGTCACGGCATTTGCCCAGGCGCTGCGCGCCAGCGACTGGACCCAGGCCGGGGCGTTGCTGACGGCTTCCCACCGGTCACTTTCGGAAGACTATGCCGTGAGTTGCCCGGAACTCGATGCGCTGGTGGCGGCCGCCCGGCAGGTTCCCGGCTGTTACGGTGCGCGGCTGACCGGCGGCGGGTTTGGTGGCTGTACGGTCAACCTCGTCGCGCCGGAAGCCCTGGATGCCTTTTTGCGTGAAGTCCCACGGGCCTATGCCCAACACACCGGCGGCACGGCCCGGATGTGGGTCGTCCAACCGGCCGCTGGCGTCGGCGAAATGGACTGA